GTCCCCGTGTGGCTGTTCATTGTCATTACACACACCTCTAAAGAGCACATCATTTAAAGTAATACACACCTCAAGGGAATAGTATAAAAGTTTTATtgacaaatacaaaatattaaaattcaaACATGAAATCATAGCTGGTTCATCTACAGGTTTTACCCAAACTTTCCTAAAAACAAGTAGGTCGAGGTTTCCTTCAGAAGATAAAGCACATTGGAAAAAACTGATTCAAAGGGTATCAAAGGACATACTGTCATATGGCAAATTCAAGTGGTGGATTCAAGAAATCCACGGATACACTACGCAAAGAGAGACACAATTCACAAGAGATTTACAAGTAGAAAATAGAGAGTCATAATAAATATAATGCTTCTGACGGTGATTCAGTGAAGAGCCGGATCCTTTAGAGAGGACAGTGCTGTGGAGTTCTGTGTGTGGATAGGAAGAAGAATTCAGGCACTGCTGGTCTGCTCAGTCTTCACACTGCAAGAGGAAAATGAGAGTATATCTCAGCTGGGGTGTATTCTGAATTTTACAGGGGAAAAGTGCACCGCATTATGTAAAATATGTAGAGACAGACTAAACTTAAGTTGGCCAAgttgaaatggaaatacttcTTGAAAGCAGATCAACTTCATCAAGTGACCACAATATACGTTGCAGATGCAGCTAAAGACAACTATTTGTCTAATTACATTTGTGATTTTAACTATACACATGATTCCAAATCGTTTAAAGGGCTGCGGTCACACCCTACTGGTCCAGGCATGAGCAAGATATGTCTTTTTCGGGTTCACATATTATTACAAACCAATCAGGAGGTGTGTATTCTCTATAAAGACCAATACCAAAACTAAGCCTATTCAAGCAAATGAAGCCAGCAATTCTGCACTCATGTTGTCTTGTGGTCACAAAAAGCTCAGGAAGAAATGAGCAGTGGACTTCATCTGTTCTAAGTATCTACATGAACTATACATTTAGAAGGAGTCCTGTCCTGTACCGAGTTATGATGGACTGCATTCTGATGGTGCCTTTCCAATAGCCACAGCAGTGTTAGTGACggcctcatgaagcctcatgaagcattttctttattttctgagcccacgagatggcactttttgttcaacaaaaggttgaaagcacactatTCTTTgaacctctctctttaaaccaagagtgccatctagtgggctcagaaaataaagaaaatgcttcatgaggccatctagtgggctcagaaaataaagaaaatgcttcatgaggcgtCATGAGGCTTCGTTTGACtgactacatatatatatatatatatatatatatatatatatatagtagcAACTGTTACTGTAAAATCTGTGTATTCACACACGGCAGGCCAGATTTTACCCAACCTTATTTGGGAACTACAGCTCACTTCTTTTATCTGTATTAGTAATACAACATACTGCTTACTTAttttggtgtgtatgtgtgtcaagAGTGTGTCAGAGAGTGCGTCAGAGAGTGCAGTGGTTGCACAGCTGTAGAAACCGACTCACACAGGTTCCTTTGTGTGAGTTTTAGTCAGAATTCTAAGGAATTTTTTTGAATACAAGGATGCTACGTGTAGTCATCTTTCTGTAACAGCAATACAGCCCTTCCCTGTCGTATTCACATGCAGAAAGCTGATTTGAAACGTATACATGGCAGAGAAATATGCGTCATTCAGGAGAATCTAGATCCAGCCATTAGGGTTTCTCTAATCCCCTCCCCTGGTTACAGAAACCACGTTTACAGAAACCATTACTGCAGAAAGCTGACAGTAACAGGGCTACTTAAGAGGATGTAAAAGCACAGTCAGGTGTAAACACAGGCCTCAGCTGAATATATGAATTTAAAACAGCACTCAGTCGCTGTGAACTGGACCTGAAGCAGGAGCGAGTAAATGCAGAATTACAAAAGAAGAATGTTTTGAGGACGTGTGTGAGGATGTTGTTGAACAAATACTAATAGAGAGGCTCGTCACCTTTTTGAGTCAGTCTTCTCAGCACTGCtgtcctttgttttctcttcctcttttatcTCTGGAAGAGGATGAAGAACAAAAGACACATTTATAAATATAACATTACACCACTGTGAATCATTCCTGAGTATCTGAACTGAGGGTACCCACCAggtttcttctcctctccttccttcttGTCTTCGTCCACTCTGGGCCTTTTTGCGCCCTTCTTGTGGTTGGCCACGTTTTTCCTGCCTCCCTCGCCCTCATCCTCAGAGTCAGAGAACTCTTCATCACAGGCTATCCTCTTATCTGTGGCACGGACTGCAATCACACGAGACACTCTGATTAATGATGTTACAGGTGGAAAACCTGTGGACAGACACTGACTGGGGGACATCTTCAGAGAACTTTTCACAAAGACTTGTGCATGGGTTGATTCTGATAACTGCCATTGCTGACATTATGTACTACTGAACTGTAAGCTCCCTGTCTGACATTATAGCAGGTAACTAGTGTTTGACAGTTCTGTTATAAATTCAGTTCCCAGGTCAAACAGTAGGAATACTTGtcacactgaataaaaatggaCGCCAGTCTTACTGGACAAGCGTTTGTCAGGATCCTCTGTGTCCTCGTCCACAGTGTCGTCTGGGACAGCGTCCTCCGGGATGGCCTGCATCTGCACTCCAGGAGCATGAGGCAGCATCCTCAGGTTCTCAAACAGTCGCTGCCTGTATAATCAGATACACAAAGCCAAGGCATTCAGGTAATTCTGGAGCAACTTAAACAACTGCCATCAAATCAACTCTTACATCAACACAGGGATATTTGTTACATCTATTATTAATGTGCTGTGACAGCAGCCAGTTATGTTGATGGAATCAGTCAGTCAGCCCCATTCCtgcctgcagcttgttcaaaatgcagcaacaaGACTTCTCACTGTTACCAGACAGAGAGACCGTATAACCCGTGATTGGCCTATCTTCACTGGTTACCAGAGAATTGATTTGACTGCACATCCTCTATTCCTCCTCCCGACCCCTCAGATCAGGTGACCAATCACTGCTCTCCATTCTACACACCCAGTTAAAAACTGATCACTAAAAGGTGATTGAGCATTTTCAGTTGTTGGTCCTAAACTGTGGAATAGCCTCCCACTTAGTTAGATCTTCCCCTCTACTGACACATTTAAAACCCATCTTAAGACgtgtctcttttcttttaatatCATTAGGATGACATACCTGACCACACTGCTTAGCACATGTATTTTCTAttccattttgttgtttgtgcatCCTATTTTTGTGTTGACTTGGTCAAAATATTGCATGCTcttattaattttagtgacattCTCCTATTTATGACTGTTTTATTTGATTGTTCCTGTGTTGTTGATTATTTTATatctctgtgaagcactttagtatttgttgtttttaaatgtgctctataaataaatctgacttGACATGAAAAAAACTTGAAAATTAGGTTGAATCTTCTGTTTTAGTAATGTCTGTTTCATATAAGTGAAATcttctttaaaattaaaatagagCTGTGGAAGCTCATTTCCACTcgtgtgatgaaaaaaaaagatgttagtCATAATAATTTAgataatgagttagtatttaaatataaagaggtagtattttaaaataatgacatagcATATAAAATACTGAGAAACAacattaaatcattattttgaaatactaagtCGTATTTTTTGAGAAACTAATAtttcaaaaaaatatttctcattATAATGACTTACAGGATCTTTCCTTTATTCATCACACTGTTAGAAATGAGCTTCCAAACGAGCATAACCCAACAAAGTACTGCGAAAATCTTTTGATTAAGTTTGTCAGATTGCTCCTACAAATACTGCCAAGCTACGTCACGTCGCCTCTCCCTGTCTGTGCTATATTACTAATGTGAGGGAACATACAGATTGAATAATAATTACTTAGTTGTTagtaaaaatgttttctcataCTGAGCGGACTCCATCTGCTGAAGAAGACCAAGAGATATCGTCGAAAGCTCAGGAAAACGCCAGAAAGTGGATGAACTTTCTTGCTcaaaatattttgatgtttaaaCACCTTATATCTTCATGATGGGGgctagggaaaaaaaacaatataatcGGCCATCTCAGAGCATCATTGGCAAGGAAAGTGCTACATTTAAAACCTAAGATTATAGTcatatataatatttaatacccctgcaggcccaccacccgcagagggatccagaagggttcaGTGCAGTGTGgatcgggcagcagaccaaggcgggggccttggcggtccgatcctcggctacggaagttggctcatgggacatggaatgtcacctctctggcagggaaggagccggagcttgtggaagaggttgagcgctaccggctagatatagtctgCCTCACCTtgacacatagttccggctctggaacccaagtccttgagaggggttggattctctcctttgctggagttgctccgggtgagaggcggcgggccggggtgggctttctgatagcccccagactctctgcctgtacgttggggttcacCCCAGTGGACGAAAGGGTTGTGTCCCTGCGCCTTTGGGTCGGGGAATgtgtcctgactgttgtctgcgcttatgcgccaaacagcagctcagagtacccgccctttttggagtccctgggacgggtgctggacagtgccccgaccggggactccattgttctgctgggggacttcaacgctcacgtgggcaatgacagcaggacctggaggggtgtgattgggaggaacggcctgcccgatctgaacccgagtggtgcgcagttattggacttctgtgcgggtcgcagtttggccataactaacaccatgtttgagcataaggatgtccatcggtgcacatggcaccaggacagcctaggtcgcaggtcaatgattgactttgtagtcgtatcatttgacctgcgaccatatgttctggacacccgggtgaagagaggagcagagctgtcaactgatcaccacctggtggtttATTGGATCAGGTGGCAGGGGAGGACaccgcgcagacctggcaggcccaaacgagcagtgagggtctgctgggaacgcctggcggaagaacctgtccagatgatcttcaactcccacctccgggagagcttcgaccgcaTCCCGAGGGcggagggggacattgagtccgaatgggccttgttccgctctgccattgtcgaggcggctgttgCGAGCTGTGGCCNNNNNNNNNNNNNNNNNNNNNNNNNNNNNNNNNNNNNNNNNNNNNNNNNNNNNNNNNNNNNNNNNNNNNNNNNNNNNNNNNNNNNNNNNNNNNNNNNNNNNNNNNNNNNNNNNNNNNNNNNNNNNNNNNNNNNNNNNNNNNNNNNNNNNNNNNNNNNNNNNNNNNNNNNNNNNNNNNNNNNNNNNNNNNNNNNNNNNNNNNNNNNNNNNNNNNNNNNNNNNNNNNNNNNNNNNNNNNNNNNNNNNNNNNNNNNNNNNNNNNNNNNNNNNNNNNNNNNNNNNNNNNNNNNNNNNNNNNNNNNNNNNNNNNNNNNNNNNNNNNNNNNNNNNNNNNNNNNNNNNNNNNNNNNNNNNNNNNNNNNNNNNNNNNNNNNNNNNNNNNNNNNNNNNNNNNNNNNNNNNNNNNNNNNNNNNNNNNNNNNNNNNNNNNNNNNNNNNNNNNNNNNNNNNNNNNNNNNNNNNNNNNNNNNNNNNNNNNNNNNNNNNNNNNNNNNNNNNNNNNNNNNNNNNNNNNNNNNNNNNNNNNNNNNNNNNNNNNNNNNNNNNNNNNNNNNNNNNNNNNNNNNNNNNNNNNNNNNNNNNNNNNNNNNNNNNNNNNNNNNNNNNNNNNNNNNNNNNNNNNNNNNNNNNNNNNNNNNNNNNNNNNNNNNNNNNNNNNNNNNNNNNNNNNNNNNNNNNNNNNNNNNNNNNNNNNNNNNNNNNNNNNNNNNNNNNNNNNNNNNNNNNNNNNNNNNNNNNNNNNNNNNNNNNNNNNNNNNNNNNNNNNNNNNNNNNNNNNNNNNNNNNNNNNNNNNNNNNNNNNNNNNNNNNNNNNNNNNNNNNNNNNNNNNNNNNNNNNNNNNNNNNNNNNNNNNNNNNNNNNNNNNNNNNNNNNNNNNNNNNNNNNNNNNNNNNNNNNNNNNNtccgttgtggtgaaaagggagcttagccagaaagcgaagctctcgatttaccggtcgatctacgttccaaccctcacctatggtcacgagctctgggtagtgaccgaaagaacgagattgCGAGTACaggcggccaaaatgagtttcctccgcagggtggctgggctcagccttagagatagggtgaggagctcggacatccgggagggactcggagtagagccgctgctccaccacatcgagaggagccagttgaggtggttcgggcatctggtaaggacgcctcccttgggaggtgtttcgggcatgtccaaccgggaggagacctcggggccgccccaggacatgctggagggattacatcgcccggctggcctgggaacgccttggggttcccgcggaagagctgatggaggtggctggggagaggactgtctgggcttctttgctgaggctgctgcccctgcgacccggacacggataagcggaggacgacgagacgaTAATATTTAAATAGTCATCatcagtaaaaattaaaaatcattcTTAATACTTTAAGCATCTACTGCAGCTCAGTTAAGAAACAATCCTCTAAACCGAGTGTACGTACTTGATCTTGTCCATGTATTCGGATGTGTTCTGGTTGGTCATGTTGGAGGGACTGATGTGCAGCTTGAAGTCAGGCCCAAAGTACTCAAAGTAGTCATTGTACGGCAGCTCTGCAATGGAAACATCAACGAGAGAAGTAAGCAAACTGAGCCAAAATGAACACAGCTGCAAGAGATTTATACGCCGCAGATAAAACAAAGCGTCAAATTATCAGTCGTTTGGAATGAAAAAGCAGCGATAACACACCTGTTAATATGATTTACTGAGGCTTTATAACCTGCGCTGATCCTCACTGAATGGAGGATGGATTGAAATGAGTGTGGAGTTCAGTTAATGTCCTGAAATTCCATTAAGAGAACTGCTGGCCCATTCGACAGGCTGTGATTACATCCCTGCTCTTTATGTTACACACTCTGTGGAGGAGACAGTCTGCTGACTCAGCTCCCTGCAAGGAAAGGTAGCAGTCAGGCTGTCCCTTCACAGAGGTGAAGTCATCTACCATCCGCTCACCACTGACCCCACATCCCCGTTCAGATCCCATCCTCCACCCAACGACACCGCAGGCTAAAGAGGAAGCCAAGTCAGGCAAGAAAGGTGCTGCagagttttttaatttttggtttCCAGTTCCAGTTTTTTAAATCTAAGATGATGCTCATTTTCATGCCTCTCTGTTAAATTAGAACTAATTCCATGACACAAAAGAGTCAATTATATCTTGAATCAGATCCACACATGCCCTGTGCTTCTCTTAATAGAATAGGCCCGTGGTTGATTGAATATCAAGCATTAATATTGTGTTATTTTTAGAACGTTTCAGCGAGCAGGGACTGGATTAACAGACTGTTCTGGCTTCTATGATTAGCCAGAGGGAACACCCAGAGTGTTAGCAGCAGGCTAGCAGCTTTGTTTTAGTAATGATGTACCTCCATTTGATACATTATATGGAGCTCTCTTAGAGTactctcagaatgtttgtgaatacagccccagaTATAATAGGAAAGcactgacagggaacatttcGCTTCACATAAAATATGTTCGAACTTGCATCAAAGTACATATTGCTGGTAATTCTTTTGTACTTTCACTTAAGTAATTAAGTAATTTTAAATGCAGGGGTTTTACTTTTAGTGGaaccttttaaaaaattaattataaaattcaaaacactgacaaaaaaaaatgaaagcaggaTTACAGTAAGCAGTTTGAACGTTTTCTAGGGTGAGGGTGGGCTGAGAGATTATCTGTGGGTAACAGACAAACTAAGATGTGCAAACATTATTGTTGAGGATAACTGTTTGAGATCATGACTCCACGATGCAACACCTAGCCTGCGAGGTAAGGACCAGTGTCAACCAATGCTAGGCGCTTCTCAGGAGAGTGCTTTGGAGGCGCAACGTTTTTTTAAGATGAGACGCTTTGCTTGTGTCTGATTCCTATTATGTGGAACATCCGGCTTTGATATACACTATATTAACAGATTTGAGATGTGTGCAGAGTTTAAGCCAAAGTTGAAAATTTTTCAACCCTCGGtgctcaaaaaaaacaaaacaaaaaaaaaaagtccaaccGCAAGCGCTCAGCGCAGAATTCACTGCCAGTGTTTGTAGCACAGtgtaaatacacagtgttcccactgcaaaacatattacaaaaatacacCGGCTTCAGAAAAgaatgctttggtggacacagccCCTGATGTGATCAGATACATTTAATTTAAGGCTCATAAGCCAAAAGGTTGAGAACTGCTACTCCGGTCTAATGCCATCATCTACTgctcaacacaacacagacaaaagtGCTCCTTTCAGAATCcttcacactctcacactcacaaTATTTAGACCAAATTAATTTAAATCTGTGACCAACCATCAGGGATGTCTGTGTCCAGAGCTACAGCTGTCTCGTAGGTCCAGCAGCGGGCCACGTTGCGGATGGTGTATCCTCCTCCACCCAGCATGAGCAGAGGGAGGTTGAAGGACTTCATGTACTCCACACACTTGGCATGGCCTGGTAAAAATAAGAGGCACAATATATCACTTCCAGCGTGGGTCATGACTCCCATTTATCATTCATTTCACATCATCTGCTGTGTATCCGTACCGCGAATGGTGAGGTTAAAGCAGCCGAGGCGGTCGCCTGAGAGAGAGTCTGCGCCGCACTGAAGGACCACAGCGCTGGGCTGGTACATCTCCATCACCTTGGCCATCACCTGCAGGgccacagcacacagacacactcaggaAGTGCTGAAGGACAGTGCGCATCCCCACTGCCAACCACCTGACATCCCACTGTCATCTATGCCAAGTGTGTCATGGAAACAAACCCATGAATTGAAGCAtagcttttaaaatgtgtttcatttttgtttcatgacacatacacaacacaacaactTTAATGCTGTGCTGGAttctcttttagctctggtttggtctccacTACCtcttgagaaaaatatctgcctctgtagctgctaaatgttccactatgttcaccagctactcactaactgtctgtctgctgttcgGTTCTTGATAGAAAGTAAAAGCAGAGCTTTCCAGCTGAAAGCAGCTGTGTGCTGCTCCTGGAGACGAGGTTGAAGAAAACAAGAGTCTTGCATGCTAGAAAACCACAACAATGTTAGGATGCCAAAAAGCTTTGTAGAGCTTGTTTAAGAAACTATAAGGCTCACAACCTGAACACAGAGGAAGGAATATACTTGGGCTCTACAGAATAGCTTAAAGCTTCATAATGTTGCTATTCGAATTCTAAATCAGCACTCAAACTCTGTACATCTTTTCTCTTTGCAACAGTTTAACGgcaccataaattacatttattcattgaaGAAAGTTGACTCCATTAAAAAAGACCAACTCCTTTAATCTGATGAGtcacttcattcaaactgaggatttttaagatttttttgtgtgatgaCGTCACCAAATAAGACAGACATTCAAAGGTTCATTCAAAAACTCCAATAAAAGctttgaaagttaaaaaaacaacaacaaaaaaccctATTTGGTACAGCCCTACTTCCTACACTGGAATAATGTGCAATAAAAGTCACACGTCATTCAGGTATAAAATAGAAGATTCAAATGAACCTTTGAGCCAATGTGACAAAACTCTGCTTCATTATGGGTGACTGAATCAGATCTTTTagattttgaaaatgtcaaaaacattttCCGTAGAATATAAAGAAGTCTAGTCATGTTCAAGATTATAGTGTTCTACTCACAGGTTTGAAGATTTGCTCGTATGACTCATCATCAATGCCGTCACGCAGGGGGAAGTTGACAGCGTAATATTTGCCTTTTCCAGCTCCAATATCCTGAAAACAAGGACGACAGAGTAAATGACAGATACATTGCTAAATTATCCATATACACATACTATCAGTGTGCAGTGGCAGCCAACCAAGATTATTATGCTTTTTCAAatgtagacacacacaaaaaaaatgttcttcCATTTGACTCCCGTCTATTTGAATGcagataaaaaacacaaactgaatgttttactgttttgatgCAAAGATTCTAATGTGTCTTAGATATCTCAGTGAGGACAGAGGCTGAGGCTCACCCTGAGGTCTCCAGTTCCAGGGAAGTACTCCCCATACTTATGGAAGGACACAGTCATGACCCTGTCTGTGGTGTAGAAGGCCTCCTCTACTCCGTCCCCATGGTGGATGTCTATATCAATGTACAGCACCCTCTGGTGGTACctgggagagaggaagagcacAGACAGAGCTGGGGTTAGTACATACCATCCACTGTGAGGTTAGCACTGTGTCTCATGAGCAACAACCCTCAAATCAGGGCTCCGAGACAACTACTTCTGCTCTGATGAAGATTGCTGTTGTGCTTGCTTTCATATACTGCATTTGCAAACATACATGCAGATGGGTATCATGTGAGGAAGAAATATCTCAAGCTGTTAATAAGACTCACTTGAGAAGCTCCAGTATGGCCAGCACGATGTCATTGACGTAGCAGAATCCAGAGGCTTCAGACTTCTTTGCGTGATGAAGTCCTCCAGCCCAGTTCACTGCGATGTCAGTCTGCTGTCGGTTTAACTTCACTGAACCAGCtgacaacaacagaaaacacgTTTGGTTTAGCTTAAAAAAAATCGTACATGACTGATACTGACACTAGATCTGACAGAGACTATATTTTGCTCATTTCCCAACAGGATTTAAAAACTGGTCAGTGTCACATTATCTGGgacaaactggaaaaaaaa
The sequence above is drawn from the Epinephelus moara isolate mb chromosome 12, YSFRI_EMoa_1.0, whole genome shotgun sequence genome and encodes:
- the LOC126398401 gene encoding histone deacetylase 2, whose amino-acid sequence is MAYTTAGGTKKKVCYYYDGDIGNYYYGQGHPMKPHRIRMTHNLLLNYGLYRKMEIYRPHKATAEEMTKYHSDDYIKFLRSIRPDNMSEFSKQMQRFNVGEDCPVFDGLFEFCQLSAGGSAAGSVKLNRQQTDIAVNWAGGLHHAKKSEASGFCYVNDIVLAILELLKYHQRVLYIDIDIHHGDGVEEAFYTTDRVMTVSFHKYGEYFPGTGDLRDIGAGKGKYYAVNFPLRDGIDDESYEQIFKPVMAKVMEMYQPSAVVLQCGADSLSGDRLGCFNLTIRGHAKCVEYMKSFNLPLLMLGGGGYTIRNVARCWTYETAVALDTDIPDELPYNDYFEYFGPDFKLHISPSNMTNQNTSEYMDKIKQRLFENLRMLPHAPGVQMQAIPEDAVPDDTVDEDTEDPDKRLSIRATDKRIACDEEFSDSEDEGEGGRKNVANHKKGAKRPRVDEDKKEGEEKKPEIKEEEKTKDSSAEKTDSKSVKTEQTSSA